CAGAATGTAGGCTAACGGTAACAGCACGTTGTCCGGCCTGCCTATTGAACAGGAGGAAGAATCAGATACCAACGAGGAAGGGACGACTTATACGTCGGTCTAGGTACGCTTCAATGCGGGACTATGATTGCAACCTCCAAGTACTGCTTCGTTAAAAGTTCTCGACCTGATGACCAAGCGCTCCTTGCGTCAGGCGAGTTAGACGCGGCGCTTAAAAAAAAGCTCCGCAAGGGGGCAACGGGAACTTTCAAGCCAGGCCCGCACACATGAAAACGGAGATATACGCTCGACAGAAAAGCCGCGCGGAGTTCGGCCAGGAAGTGGTTCTGGGGCGAACTCGTCCATTTTTGATCGGAAGGGCATTTATCTCCCAACCCGTATTTTCGCACCTGAAACGTCAGTGCATCATTGCCAGCGCGGAGGTGAAGAAATCCTCGCCTCCGAAGTTTCCGGATTTCAGGGCCAGGAGCATGTCGCCCTGCTTATTTCCGACCGTTCGCAGCACCGGTACGCCAGGCGCGATTTCCAGGCCGATCAGAAATGCTGGAATGGCGAGCCTGTCGACCGCTGCGCCGGAGGTTTCGCCGCCGGCGATCACCAGGCGCCGCACGCCTCTTGTCATCAGTTCCTCAGCAATGATCGACGTCGCGGTTTCGATCGCGTGGCCCGAGGCGTCCCGTCCGTACTGCGATTGCAGCCGGGCAACGGTTTGGGGCGACGCGCTCGCTGCGACGACGACGGGGCCGGCGGAAATGCGGTTCCCGGCCCAGGAGATCGCGGCGGAAATCTCGTCTGGGCCGGCGAGCAGTTTTTCCGTGTCGAGCCGCAGAACGGGCAACGACCTTTCGGCAACCTCCAGCTGCCGGAGCGTCGCGCTGGAGCAGCTTCCGGCAACGATGGCGGCAAGCCCGCCCACCGGGCGCATGGCGTCAGCAGTTGCTGCGGTGGCGCAACCTACCCGGCCCGAGCGCATAAGGGCACGGGCGAGACCAAGACCAAGGCCCGATGCGCCGGTCGACACCGGTGCTTGGAGCGCCACCTCGCCGAGCGTTTCAAGATCCTGTTCGCAGATCGCATCCGCGATCGCGGCGGTCGCGCCCTCGGCGCGAATGGCCTCAAGCCGCGCCTTTACCGCACCGGCTCCAGCCGAAACCGTTGCCAGGTCGACTGTATCGACCCCACCGCGCGATTGCCGGGCCATGACGCGCACCAGGTTGGCATCATGCATTGGATTGAGGGGGTGATCCTTTAGCGGGCTCTCGTTCAGCGGTTTCCCGTCGACAAAGAGGTGACCGAGATAGACGGTGCGCCCCGTTTCGGGGAAGGCGGGTGTAACCAGCACCGTGCCGCCGCCGGCAGCATGGCTCAGCGCCTCCGTCACCGGACCGATATTGCCGGCAACAGTCGAATCGAAGGTCGAGCAGATCTTGTAAAGGACATGGACCGCCCCGCGCTCGCGCAGCCATCGTTCGGCCCGTGTCGCCGCAGCAACGGCGTCAGCGGCTGCGACGGAGCGAATTTTCATGGAGACGACGACCGCGTCGACATCCGGCAGCGCCAGCGACGGGTCGGGAATGCCGACGGTCTGCACGGTTCGCAGACCGTTCTTCGTCAGCGTGTTGGCAAGGTCTGACGCGCCGGTGTAATCGTCGGCGATCGATCCAAGCAGAATGGTCATCTGCTACCTCCGGGCAAAAGGTCTGAACCAGTCGAGGCCGTCCAGCGTCTGGCCCCGGGGGATATATTCACAGCCTACAAAGCCGACGTAACCGAGCCGGTCGATTTCCTCGAAGAGATAGGGGTAGTTCAGCTCCTCGCCGTCCGGCTCATTGCGCGACGGCACGCTGGCGACCTGGATATGGCCGGTCATCGGCAGCAGGCGGCGCAATCCCATGACCACGTCGCCATGCAAGATCTGGCGGTGATAGACGTCGAACTGAAGCTTTAGATTGGGCAGGCCGAGGTCGGTGATTAGCCGCTCAGCCGCACCGAAATCATTGAGGAAATATCCCGGCATGTTTCGTCCGTTGATGGGCTCGATCAACAGATCGATACCGTCCTCTCCGAGACGCGCCGCAATGTAGGCTACGGAATGCCGGTAGCAGGATGCAGCCTCCATATCAGAGGGCTCGGCAAGACCTGCCATCAGATGCAAGCGCTTTACGCCGGTCGCCGCCGCATAGTCCAGTGCCCGTTCCACGTCAGACTTCAGATCGTCGAACCGCCCAGAAACAGCTGCAACACCGCGCTCGCCTGCTGCCCAATCACCCGGCGGCAGATTGAACAATGCCTGCCGCAGATTGTTGCGGTTTAGCCGTTCGGCGATCGCTTCTGGCGGGGCTTCATAGGGAAAAAGATACTCGACGGCGGAAAATCCGGCATCAGCTGCAGCATCGAAGCGATCGAGGAACGACCATTCGTTAAACATCATCGTCAGGTTGGCTGCGAAAATGGGCATACCGACCTCCTTATCGGGACTCTTTGATTACGCCAGGCAGATGCGTACCCGAGAGCTGGGCATAGAGCCGGGCAAGCGAGGAATCGTCGTCACGGCCCATACCGGCGCCTGAAGCCGCAAGGTACATCTGCAAGGCGGCCGCCACCAACGGCACCGGATAACGCTCCGAGCGCGCCATGTCTTGAACGATGCCGAGATCCTTGACGAAAATCTCGATGGCGCTGAGCGGCCTGTAGTCTCCCGCCAGCACATGCGGGATCCGGTTTTCGAACATCCACGAATTGCCGGCCGACGCCGTGATCACCTCGTAGACCTTATCGAGATCGAGGCCTTGCTTGGCAGCGAAGGCGATCGCTTCGCACGCAGCGGCGATGTGCACGCCGGCAAGGAGTTGGTTGATCATCTTGAAGGCAGCCCCTGTGCCAGCCGAATCGCCAAGTTCATAGACCTTGGCGGCCATGGCATCGAGGGCCGGGCGAGCCGCTTCGAAGGCAAGCCTGGAACCGGACGCCATGATCGTCAGCTCGCCGCTCGACGCTTTTGCCGCGCCGCCGGAAATTGGCGCGTCGAGGTAATGCAGGCCAAGGGCCTCCACCTGGCGTGCCAGGTCTTTCGCAACGGCCGGATCCATTGTCGCAGAAGAAATGAATACGGCCCCTGGTTTTACCAGGCTTGCGACACCTTCGGCACCGAACAACAGGGCCCCGGTCTGCGCGCCGTTTACGACGACAGAAACGATGATGTCAGCGCCCCGAACCGCCTCGGCGGGCGAGGCCGCGCCCCGGCCGCCATCGGCGACGAAGCGATCGATGGCGGCAGGCGCGATGTCATAGCCGACGACGTCGAGGCCCGCGCGCTTCATCGACCGGGCCATGCCGGCCCCCATGGAGCCGAGGCCGATCACGGCAGCGACCGTCTGTCCCAGATTGTCAACATGCGATGCCATGGCGATATTCTCCAGGTTATTGAAATTGAGCGCAGGCCCGGCTCCTTGAAGCCATAGATCTCGAAAGGGCCTGCAGCTGGAAAGTTTAGCGATTGACGGTTTTTCTGGGAACCGCCAGCACCGCCAGCGAGCCGACGATGAGCGCTGCGGCCAGGAAATACATGCCGGCGCTGTTGCTGCCGGTGAGATCCTTCAGATAACCCACCAGAAACGGCCCGAGAAATCCGGCGAGGTTTCCGACCGAATTAATCCAGGCAATGCCGGCGGCCGCACCCGTACCGACGAGAAAAGCCGTTGGAAGTGACCAGAAGAGGGGTGCGCAACTGATTGCGCCTGCGGCGGCGAGCGAGAGGCAGGCTATGGCGACTGTCGTGCTTGTAGCCGTCGTTGCTGCGATAAAGCCGGCGGCCGCGATGAGCGCGGGAATGACGAGGTGCCACCGCCGTTCGCGCAGCCTGTCGGAGGAGCGTCCAAGCGCCAGCATGACAACGAAAGCGCAAATGTAGGGGATCGCGGAAATGAGGCCGATATTCAGATTTCCGGTTACGCCCGAAGCCTTCACAATGGACGGCATCCAGAAATTCAGTCCATACTGCCCGAGCACCAAGCAGAAATAGATAAGGCACATCAGCCAGACGCGGCGGTCCGTCAGTGTTGCGGCAATGCTGTGGGGGCTTGAGACCTTGGCCCGGTTGTCTGCTTCGATATTGGCCGTCAGCACCGCCTTTTCGTCTTCGTCCAGCCATTTGGCGGCCCGGATCGTATCATCGAGATAGAAGTACGTGGCTGCGCCGAAAAGAATGGCCGGAATGGCCTCGATGAGGAACATCCATTGCCAGCCGGAAAGACCGTGCGTTCCGTGGAAGCTGTCCATCAGCAGGCCCGAGAGCGGATTACCGAAGATGGCAGATATCGGGATCGCGGACATGAACGTGGTGATGATCTTGGCGCGGCGATGGGCCGGATACCAGGACGTCAGGTACAAGATAATGCCGGGGAAGAATCCTGCCTCGGCTACGCCCAGAAGGAAACGCAGGATATAGAAGACGGTCTCCGACGAGGTGAACATGAAAGCGGCGGAAACGACGCCCCAGGTGACCATTATACGGGCCATCCAAACCCGCGCTCCAACCTTGTTCATGATGACGTTGCTGGGCACTTCAAAAAG
Above is a window of Rhizobium etli 8C-3 DNA encoding:
- a CDS encoding MFS transporter yields the protein MTLQTQAPVDGVYPAQAVEDRAYGKVFWRIIPFLMLCYVVAYLDRVNVGFAKLQMASELGLSEAAYGIGAGIFFIGYFLFEVPSNVIMNKVGARVWMARIMVTWGVVSAAFMFTSSETVFYILRFLLGVAEAGFFPGIILYLTSWYPAHRRAKIITTFMSAIPISAIFGNPLSGLLMDSFHGTHGLSGWQWMFLIEAIPAILFGAATYFYLDDTIRAAKWLDEDEKAVLTANIEADNRAKVSSPHSIAATLTDRRVWLMCLIYFCLVLGQYGLNFWMPSIVKASGVTGNLNIGLISAIPYICAFVVMLALGRSSDRLRERRWHLVIPALIAAAGFIAATTATSTTVAIACLSLAAAGAISCAPLFWSLPTAFLVGTGAAAGIAWINSVGNLAGFLGPFLVGYLKDLTGSNSAGMYFLAAALIVGSLAVLAVPRKTVNR
- the otnI gene encoding 2-oxo-tetronate isomerase codes for the protein MPIFAANLTMMFNEWSFLDRFDAAADAGFSAVEYLFPYEAPPEAIAERLNRNNLRQALFNLPPGDWAAGERGVAAVSGRFDDLKSDVERALDYAAATGVKRLHLMAGLAEPSDMEAASCYRHSVAYIAARLGEDGIDLLIEPINGRNMPGYFLNDFGAAERLITDLGLPNLKLQFDVYHRQILHGDVVMGLRRLLPMTGHIQVASVPSRNEPDGEELNYPYLFEEIDRLGYVGFVGCEYIPRGQTLDGLDWFRPFARR
- the otnK gene encoding 3-oxo-tetronate kinase — translated: MTILLGSIADDYTGASDLANTLTKNGLRTVQTVGIPDPSLALPDVDAVVVSMKIRSVAAADAVAAATRAERWLRERGAVHVLYKICSTFDSTVAGNIGPVTEALSHAAGGGTVLVTPAFPETGRTVYLGHLFVDGKPLNESPLKDHPLNPMHDANLVRVMARQSRGGVDTVDLATVSAGAGAVKARLEAIRAEGATAAIADAICEQDLETLGEVALQAPVSTGASGLGLGLARALMRSGRVGCATAATADAMRPVGGLAAIVAGSCSSATLRQLEVAERSLPVLRLDTEKLLAGPDEISAAISWAGNRISAGPVVVAASASPQTVARLQSQYGRDASGHAIETATSIIAEELMTRGVRRLVIAGGETSGAAVDRLAIPAFLIGLEIAPGVPVLRTVGNKQGDMLLALKSGNFGGEDFFTSALAMMH
- the ltnD gene encoding L-threonate dehydrogenase produces the protein MASHVDNLGQTVAAVIGLGSMGAGMARSMKRAGLDVVGYDIAPAAIDRFVADGGRGAASPAEAVRGADIIVSVVVNGAQTGALLFGAEGVASLVKPGAVFISSATMDPAVAKDLARQVEALGLHYLDAPISGGAAKASSGELTIMASGSRLAFEAARPALDAMAAKVYELGDSAGTGAAFKMINQLLAGVHIAAACEAIAFAAKQGLDLDKVYEVITASAGNSWMFENRIPHVLAGDYRPLSAIEIFVKDLGIVQDMARSERYPVPLVAAALQMYLAASGAGMGRDDDSSLARLYAQLSGTHLPGVIKESR